Proteins encoded by one window of Lutibacter sp. A64:
- a CDS encoding glycoside hydrolase family 2 TIM barrel-domain containing protein, which translates to MTKYATQLNLLLLISVVVTLFSCVENKKERPMYTAEKWENPEWENPEVFQINREQPTAAFYRYGNSELALENESWENSSLYKSLNGTWNFYYADSVQARPTDFYKDGFDIAGWDTITVPSNWELKGFGIPVYTNVKYMFPANPPYIPHNINNNGSYLKEFEISEDWDGKDVYLHFAGVSGAMYVWLNGEMVGYNEGSKTPAEFKVTDLIKKGTNKLAVQVLRWSDASYMEDQDFWRLSGIERDVYLYATNKITLRDFRVTADLENNYKDGVFNLSLKVNNNTPKTSKKEVVVKLLDGDKVVYNETKEVNLKTGQNTIEFAKKIANIKTWNAEHPNLYTLLLSVNNESTSVKVGFRNITIKNNQFLVNGKPVLLKGVNLHDHSDTEGHVVSEALTLKDLEVMKQHNVNAIRCSHYPKNTHFYRLCDEYGFYVIDEANIETHGMGATNQGLDNNKKKQAVHPAYLPEWKEMHLDRTIRMFERDKNHASIITWSLGNEAGNGDNFVATYNWLKENDTTRPTQYEGATKYDNTDIQPPMYWSIESMIKYAENNPTRPLIQCEYAHAMGNSVGNLQDYWDVIEKYDIMQGGFIWDWVDQGILTTNDKGESYWAYGGDLGGQDLQHDKNFCLNGVVNPDRTPHPSLYEVKKVYQYIKFKASNLKNGEIEIKNIYDFTNLNEFDFEWKLLENGVEISKGNVPQLDIAPYASKKVNIDLPALENSTAEYHLNIYAKTKKATDLVPEGHEIAYEQFELTDAKTPEFLTESNNDIKISNDDTSISVTADAFNIAFSKETGAISTLDYGQGNIILEGVKANFWRPTTDNDFGFKMPKKLGVWKEASKQQKLISIEEKQDSKGLVSIKTVFELTAVKANVTINYTINSLGEILVTTNLNDVDAKLPMLPRFGNNLIIKNEFNQVKWFGKGPFENYQDRNTAALVGQYQSSVEELYYPYIRPQENGYRTETRWVSFINNEGKGIKITGLDKISFNTHHQYNDDFDAGDSKKQRHTTDIVKRDLVNINIDYKQMGVGGDTSWGRTAHKQYQIKPSNLSYSYTIKPIQ; encoded by the coding sequence ATGACAAAGTATGCAACTCAATTAAACTTACTACTACTAATATCGGTAGTTGTAACTCTTTTTTCTTGTGTAGAAAATAAAAAAGAAAGGCCTATGTACACAGCTGAAAAATGGGAAAATCCTGAATGGGAAAATCCTGAAGTATTTCAAATTAATAGAGAGCAACCAACAGCTGCTTTTTATAGATATGGAAATTCTGAATTAGCTTTAGAAAATGAAAGCTGGGAAAACTCTTCTTTGTATAAATCTTTAAACGGAACTTGGAATTTCTATTACGCAGATAGCGTACAAGCAAGACCAACAGATTTTTATAAAGATGGTTTTGATATAGCAGGTTGGGATACTATTACTGTTCCTTCAAATTGGGAATTAAAAGGTTTTGGAATACCTGTTTATACAAATGTAAAATATATGTTTCCTGCAAATCCACCATACATTCCACACAATATAAATAATAATGGTAGTTATTTAAAAGAATTTGAAATTTCTGAAGATTGGGACGGAAAAGATGTTTATTTACATTTTGCTGGTGTTAGTGGAGCTATGTATGTTTGGCTAAACGGCGAAATGGTTGGTTATAATGAAGGAAGTAAAACTCCTGCAGAATTTAAAGTTACAGACCTTATTAAAAAAGGTACTAACAAATTAGCCGTACAAGTTTTACGTTGGTCTGATGCAAGTTATATGGAAGATCAAGACTTTTGGAGACTTAGCGGAATTGAAAGAGATGTGTATTTATATGCAACAAATAAAATTACTTTAAGAGATTTTAGAGTAACAGCAGATTTAGAAAACAACTATAAAGATGGTGTTTTTAATCTTTCTTTAAAGGTTAATAATAACACTCCAAAAACTTCTAAAAAAGAAGTGGTTGTAAAACTTTTAGATGGCGATAAAGTTGTTTATAATGAAACTAAAGAAGTTAACCTAAAAACAGGACAAAATACAATAGAATTCGCAAAAAAAATTGCAAATATTAAAACTTGGAATGCAGAACATCCAAATTTATATACATTACTTTTAAGTGTTAATAACGAAAGTACAAGCGTAAAAGTAGGATTTAGAAATATTACTATAAAAAACAATCAATTTTTAGTAAACGGAAAACCTGTTTTATTAAAAGGTGTAAATCTACACGACCACAGTGATACTGAAGGACACGTTGTTTCAGAAGCATTAACTTTAAAAGATTTAGAAGTTATGAAACAACATAACGTAAACGCTATTCGTTGTAGCCATTACCCTAAAAATACACACTTTTATAGATTATGTGATGAATATGGTTTTTATGTAATTGATGAAGCCAATATTGAAACTCATGGTATGGGTGCTACCAACCAAGGTTTAGACAATAATAAGAAAAAACAAGCAGTACATCCAGCATATTTACCTGAATGGAAAGAAATGCATTTAGATAGAACAATACGTATGTTTGAGCGCGATAAAAACCACGCATCAATTATAACTTGGTCTCTTGGTAATGAAGCTGGAAACGGCGATAATTTTGTAGCTACTTACAATTGGTTAAAAGAAAATGATACAACTAGACCAACACAATATGAAGGTGCTACAAAATATGATAATACAGACATTCAACCACCAATGTATTGGTCTATAGAATCTATGATAAAATATGCCGAAAACAACCCTACACGTCCACTAATTCAATGTGAATATGCGCACGCAATGGGTAATAGTGTTGGTAACTTACAAGATTACTGGGATGTCATTGAAAAATATGACATTATGCAAGGTGGTTTTATTTGGGATTGGGTAGACCAAGGTATTTTAACTACAAATGATAAAGGAGAATCTTATTGGGCATACGGAGGAGATTTAGGAGGCCAAGATTTACAACACGATAAAAACTTTTGTTTAAACGGAGTTGTAAACCCTGATAGAACACCTCATCCTTCACTGTATGAAGTAAAAAAAGTATATCAATACATAAAATTTAAAGCTTCAAACTTAAAAAATGGAGAAATAGAAATTAAAAACATCTACGATTTTACCAACTTAAATGAATTTGATTTTGAATGGAAATTATTAGAAAATGGTGTTGAAATTTCTAAAGGAAATGTCCCTCAATTAGACATAGCTCCTTATGCTTCAAAAAAAGTAAATATAGATTTACCAGCTTTAGAAAATAGTACTGCAGAATATCATTTAAACATATATGCTAAAACTAAAAAAGCTACAGATTTAGTTCCTGAAGGACACGAAATTGCTTACGAACAATTTGAATTAACAGACGCTAAAACGCCTGAATTTTTAACTGAGAGTAATAACGATATAAAAATTAGTAACGACGATACATCAATTTCAGTTACTGCAGATGCTTTTAATATTGCTTTTAGCAAAGAAACAGGAGCTATAAGTACTTTAGATTATGGACAAGGAAATATAATTTTAGAAGGTGTAAAAGCTAATTTTTGGAGACCTACAACAGATAATGATTTTGGTTTTAAAATGCCTAAAAAATTAGGTGTTTGGAAAGAAGCTTCTAAACAACAAAAACTAATTTCTATTGAAGAAAAACAAGATAGTAAAGGTCTAGTTTCTATTAAAACTGTTTTTGAATTAACCGCAGTAAAAGCAAATGTAACTATAAATTATACCATTAATAGTTTAGGAGAAATACTAGTAACTACTAATTTAAATGATGTAGATGCTAAACTTCCTATGTTGCCAAGATTTGGAAATAATTTAATTATTAAAAATGAATTTAACCAAGTAAAATGGTTTGGTAAAGGTCCTTTTGAAAATTATCAAGATAGAAATACTGCTGCATTAGTTGGTCAATATCAATCTAGTGTTGAAGAATTATACTATCCATACATCCGTCCACAAGAAAACGGTTATAGAACCGAAACAAGATGGGTTTCATTTATAAATAATGAAGGAAAAGGAATTAAAATTACTGGTCTAGATAAAATAAGCTTTAATACACACCATCAATATAATGATGATTTTGATGCTGGAGACTCTAAAAAACAACGTCATACTACAGATATTGTAAAAAGAGATTTGGTAAATATTAATATCGATTATAAGCAAATGGGTGTTGGTGGTGATACTAGTTGGGGTAGAACAGCTCATAAACAATACCAAATAAAACCTTCAAATTTATCGTACAGTTATACCATAAAACCAATACAGTAA
- a CDS encoding arylsulfatase, producing the protein MNSTIKIICSISLLFSIGGCTIKKQNTKTTETKKPNIIYILADDLGYGDISFNGQEKFATPNIDKLAKDGMFFTDHYAGSTVCAPSRSTLMTGQHTGNTFIRGNKRVTDEGQLPIKSSIVTVPELLKSAGYVTGAFGKWGLGYPGSEGDPNNQGFDEFYGYNCQRIAHNYYPYHLWHNQTKIMLEGNSGKKTETYAPELIHEQALSFIEKNKDTTFFMYYPTIIPHAELLLPEKYITKYRGKLLPEKTFNGVDDGKAYKNGGYGTQREAHAAFAAMVHLLDTHVGEIRNKLEKAGIAENTIIIFTSDNGPHQEGGADPKYFNSNGELKGVKRDLYEGGIRVPMIAYWPEKINANSTSNHISAFWDVMPTFCEIAQVNTPETINGISFLPELIGKKQEEHSYLYWEFHEQGGKQAVRLGNWKGIRLKMNTNSNAPIELYNLANDIGEEHNIANENPEIVKKISEIMNNEHSFSKEFSFGYEK; encoded by the coding sequence ATGAACTCTACAATAAAAATAATATGCTCAATTTCTCTATTGTTTTCAATAGGCGGTTGTACTATTAAAAAACAAAACACAAAAACTACTGAAACTAAAAAACCTAATATTATCTACATATTGGCAGACGATTTAGGCTATGGTGATATCAGTTTTAATGGTCAAGAAAAATTTGCTACGCCAAACATAGATAAATTAGCAAAAGATGGTATGTTTTTTACAGATCATTACGCAGGTTCTACAGTATGTGCACCTTCTCGTTCTACTTTAATGACAGGACAACATACTGGAAATACATTTATTCGTGGAAATAAAAGAGTAACAGATGAAGGGCAGTTACCAATAAAATCTTCTATAGTAACTGTTCCAGAACTATTAAAATCTGCTGGTTATGTTACAGGTGCTTTTGGTAAATGGGGATTAGGATATCCCGGTTCTGAAGGAGATCCGAACAATCAAGGTTTTGATGAGTTTTACGGATATAATTGTCAAAGAATTGCACATAATTATTATCCATACCATCTATGGCACAATCAAACAAAAATAATGCTTGAAGGCAATAGCGGAAAAAAAACTGAGACCTATGCTCCAGAACTAATTCATGAACAAGCACTTTCATTTATAGAAAAAAATAAAGATACTACCTTTTTTATGTATTACCCAACTATAATACCACATGCAGAACTGTTATTACCAGAAAAATATATCACAAAATATAGAGGTAAACTTTTACCTGAAAAAACTTTTAATGGAGTTGATGATGGAAAAGCTTACAAAAACGGAGGTTATGGTACTCAAAGAGAGGCGCACGCTGCTTTTGCTGCTATGGTTCATCTTTTAGATACACATGTTGGCGAAATTAGAAATAAATTAGAAAAAGCTGGCATTGCTGAAAATACCATTATTATTTTTACTTCAGATAATGGTCCTCACCAAGAAGGTGGTGCTGATCCAAAATATTTTAACAGCAATGGCGAATTAAAAGGCGTGAAACGCGATTTGTATGAAGGCGGAATTCGTGTTCCAATGATTGCGTATTGGCCAGAAAAAATAAATGCAAATTCAACATCTAATCATATTTCTGCTTTTTGGGATGTAATGCCAACATTTTGTGAAATTGCACAAGTTAATACACCCGAAACTATTAATGGTATTTCATTTTTACCTGAATTAATCGGAAAAAAACAAGAAGAACATAGCTATTTATATTGGGAATTTCATGAACAAGGAGGAAAACAAGCTGTTAGATTAGGTAATTGGAAAGGAATTCGCTTAAAAATGAATACTAATTCTAATGCACCTATAGAGCTTTATAATTTAGCTAATGATATTGGTGAAGAACATAATATTGCAAATGAAAATCCAGAAATTGTTAAAAAGATTTCTGAAATTATGAACAATGAACATTCGTTTTCTAAAGAATTTAGCTTTGGATATGAAAAATAA
- a CDS encoding sulfatase, whose product MNKIYTYCIVAFLLASCGTKVESVTTSKEQKKPNIVFILVDDYGVQDMSFAGSKFYETPNIDLLASKGMIFTNGYAGGSVCSPSRATIMTGKFTARHGITDWIGARSGERWREKNRFDKLLPAEYKHNLPKRDSTIAEVLKANGYKTFFAGKWHLGDEGSYPEDHGFEINKGGWSSGSPKNGYYAPYTNPKLEKGADGENLTMRLANETVDFISKNKDSSFFAFLSFYAVHGPIETTQEKWDKYRNKASKQGVREKGFEMEKKLPIRIVQDNPVYAGLVETMDDAVGVVLEGIKKLGIEDNTIIIFTSDNGGVASGDSFSTSNLPYKGGKGYQWEGGIKEPYLIYVPGENSNGKKIEYPVTGADFYPTILDYANIKLMPEQHVDGLSLKPIINENLQLPERPLYWHYPHYGNQGGDPNSIIREGKWKLIHYYEDEINELYNLETDPYEQHNVAEEFSEITAKLSQKLKNWLVEVNAKFPTKDKQFNPIKRAKYEDDVKNKKLPNLEKQRKNFLSKDFSPNKTWWDSKVTKD is encoded by the coding sequence ATGAATAAAATTTATACTTATTGCATAGTCGCATTTCTATTGGCTTCTTGTGGTACTAAAGTAGAAAGCGTAACAACTTCTAAAGAACAAAAAAAACCAAACATTGTTTTTATTTTGGTTGATGATTATGGTGTACAAGACATGAGTTTTGCTGGAAGCAAATTTTATGAAACACCAAACATAGATTTATTAGCTTCTAAAGGTATGATTTTTACCAATGGTTATGCAGGAGGTTCTGTTTGTAGCCCATCAAGAGCTACTATTATGACAGGTAAATTTACTGCAAGGCACGGAATTACAGATTGGATTGGTGCAAGATCTGGTGAACGTTGGAGAGAAAAAAATCGATTCGATAAATTATTGCCTGCAGAATACAAACATAACTTACCCAAAAGAGACAGCACCATTGCTGAAGTTTTAAAAGCCAATGGGTATAAAACATTTTTTGCAGGAAAATGGCATTTAGGAGATGAAGGTTCGTACCCTGAAGACCACGGATTTGAAATTAATAAAGGTGGTTGGTCTAGTGGAAGTCCAAAAAATGGATATTATGCGCCGTATACAAATCCGAAATTAGAAAAAGGTGCCGATGGAGAAAATTTAACTATGCGTTTGGCAAATGAAACTGTAGATTTTATTTCAAAAAATAAAGATAGTAGCTTTTTTGCATTTTTATCGTTTTACGCTGTTCACGGTCCTATAGAAACCACACAAGAAAAGTGGGATAAATACAGAAATAAAGCTTCTAAACAAGGTGTTCGAGAAAAAGGGTTTGAAATGGAAAAAAAACTACCGATTAGAATTGTACAAGACAATCCTGTATATGCTGGTTTGGTAGAAACTATGGATGATGCCGTTGGAGTAGTATTAGAAGGAATTAAAAAATTAGGAATCGAAGACAATACCATTATAATTTTTACTTCAGATAATGGCGGTGTTGCTTCTGGAGACTCTTTTTCAACTTCAAACTTACCTTATAAAGGCGGTAAGGGATACCAATGGGAAGGCGGTATAAAAGAACCTTATTTAATTTACGTTCCTGGAGAAAATTCAAATGGTAAAAAAATTGAATATCCAGTAACTGGCGCCGATTTTTATCCAACTATTTTAGATTATGCAAACATTAAATTAATGCCAGAACAACATGTAGATGGCCTTAGTTTAAAACCTATAATAAACGAAAATTTACAACTTCCAGAGCGTCCATTATATTGGCATTACCCACATTATGGAAATCAGGGTGGAGACCCAAACTCTATTATTAGAGAAGGTAAATGGAAATTAATTCATTATTACGAAGATGAAATTAATGAGTTATATAATTTAGAAACTGACCCTTATGAACAACATAATGTTGCCGAAGAATTTTCAGAAATCACAGCTAAATTAAGTCAAAAATTAAAAAATTGGTTGGTAGAAGTAAATGCTAAATTTCCAACTAAAGACAAGCAATTTAATCCTATAAAAAGAGCTAAATACGAAGATGATGTGAAAAATAAAAAACTTCCAAATTTAGAAAAACAACGAAAAAATTTCCTTTCAAAAGATTTTTCACCTAATAAAACCTGGTGGGATAGTAAAGTAACAAAAGATTAA
- a CDS encoding sugar-binding domain-containing protein has translation MNIKKLLVVTFMFSCLSAFSQVSFGDAQKINDNWNFILEDIPEAKNASYNSISWQTVDVPHDWSVREQLSPTLSSCTGFLPGGIGWYRKTINIPESKQGEKVFLYFEGVYNRSEVFINGNSLGKRPNGYISFAYDATSFVKYGEENTIAVRVDHSKSADSRWYTGSGIYRDVWLVYSNPVHIAQWGVYAYPEVNKSTGILNIEVALENETASKVNLEVKNELLDSNGKVVSKNSKKVAIIPNNNNTITTKIKLRNAKLWDLENPNLYNLRTTVYKNGIQIDQTITQTGFRSFTFDPNKGFALNGKWMKMKGVCLHHDSGVLGAAMYKDVWKKRLKTLKEIGVNAIRTSHNPQATDFYELCDELGLLVLNEAYDEWEFPKRKWLVGWNKGTPGFEGSYDYFEEWAEKDLEDFVRRDRNHVSVFAWSIGNEVDYPNDPYSHPVLDGGGDTGFSQATYGGYQKDAPDAMRLGAIAKRLVAAVEKYDTSRPTTAGLAGVAMSNKTEYPGALGIAGYNYTESKYHSDHKKYPNRVIYGSENRHDIDAWLAVKNNEHIFGQFLWTGFDYLGESGRWPSRGFYSGLVDFSGEIKPKGYFRQSLWSAEPMIYIGTYTPRNENHISMDAWPLWNYKEGKMIRVACYTNAAKARLELNGKIVGEVKDYDEETGIIYWDIPFAKGKLEAVGLDANNNEESRYAITESQQPYALKIDQKNITIDSENGVAQINVRVVDKEGIPVMLSDNEVKCTIEGVATLLGLEAGNNSDMTDYTDNVQRVFHGHISAYIKANGEKGTVKVSFKSPWLQSVSTTITIE, from the coding sequence ATGAATATTAAAAAACTCTTAGTAGTAACTTTTATGTTCTCTTGTTTATCTGCCTTTAGTCAGGTATCATTTGGAGATGCTCAAAAAATTAATGATAACTGGAATTTTATTCTTGAAGATATTCCTGAAGCTAAAAACGCGTCATACAATAGCATTAGTTGGCAAACTGTTGATGTACCGCATGATTGGAGTGTAAGAGAACAATTAAGTCCTACTTTATCAAGTTGTACAGGTTTTTTACCAGGTGGAATTGGTTGGTATAGAAAAACAATAAATATTCCAGAAAGTAAACAAGGTGAAAAAGTATTTTTATATTTTGAAGGCGTATATAATAGGAGTGAGGTTTTTATTAACGGTAATTCTTTAGGAAAACGACCAAATGGATATATTTCTTTTGCTTATGATGCTACTTCTTTTGTAAAATATGGAGAAGAAAACACTATTGCAGTTCGTGTAGATCATAGTAAAAGTGCAGATTCTCGTTGGTACACCGGATCAGGAATTTATAGAGATGTTTGGTTGGTTTATTCCAATCCGGTACACATTGCACAATGGGGAGTTTATGCGTATCCAGAAGTAAATAAATCTACAGGAATTTTAAATATTGAGGTTGCTTTAGAAAATGAAACAGCTTCAAAAGTAAATTTAGAGGTGAAAAACGAATTATTGGATTCAAATGGTAAAGTAGTATCAAAAAACTCGAAAAAAGTAGCAATTATACCTAATAATAACAATACAATTACTACTAAAATAAAGTTGAGAAATGCTAAGTTATGGGATTTAGAAAATCCAAATCTTTATAATTTAAGAACAACAGTTTATAAAAACGGTATTCAAATAGATCAAACAATTACTCAAACAGGTTTTCGCAGTTTTACTTTTGATCCAAATAAAGGATTTGCGCTTAATGGTAAATGGATGAAAATGAAAGGCGTTTGTTTACATCACGATTCTGGTGTATTAGGAGCAGCAATGTATAAAGACGTTTGGAAAAAAAGGTTAAAAACACTTAAAGAGATAGGTGTAAATGCAATACGTACAAGCCATAATCCACAAGCTACAGATTTTTATGAACTATGTGATGAGTTAGGTTTACTTGTTTTAAATGAAGCTTATGATGAATGGGAATTTCCTAAACGTAAATGGTTAGTGGGATGGAACAAAGGAACACCAGGGTTTGAAGGTAGTTATGATTATTTTGAAGAATGGGCAGAGAAAGATTTAGAAGATTTTGTGCGTCGTGATAGAAATCATGTTTCTGTTTTTGCTTGGAGTATTGGTAATGAAGTAGATTATCCAAACGATCCATATTCTCATCCAGTGTTAGATGGAGGTGGAGATACTGGTTTTTCACAAGCAACTTACGGAGGTTATCAAAAAGATGCTCCAGATGCTATGCGCCTTGGTGCTATAGCAAAACGTTTAGTAGCTGCTGTTGAAAAGTATGATACATCTAGACCTACAACTGCTGGTCTTGCAGGAGTTGCAATGTCTAATAAAACTGAATATCCAGGTGCTTTAGGTATTGCAGGTTATAATTATACAGAAAGTAAATACCATTCAGATCATAAAAAATACCCTAATAGAGTAATTTACGGAAGTGAAAATCGTCATGATATTGATGCTTGGTTAGCCGTAAAAAATAATGAACATATTTTCGGACAGTTTTTATGGACTGGTTTCGATTATTTGGGTGAATCTGGAAGATGGCCTTCAAGAGGATTCTATTCAGGACTAGTTGATTTTTCTGGAGAAATTAAACCAAAAGGTTATTTTCGTCAGTCACTTTGGTCTGCAGAACCTATGATATATATTGGAACTTATACTCCAAGAAATGAAAATCATATTTCTATGGATGCTTGGCCTTTATGGAATTATAAGGAAGGAAAAATGATTAGAGTTGCTTGTTACACTAATGCAGCAAAAGCACGTTTAGAATTAAATGGAAAAATTGTTGGTGAAGTGAAAGATTATGATGAAGAAACGGGGATCATTTATTGGGATATCCCTTTTGCTAAAGGAAAATTAGAAGCTGTAGGTTTAGACGCTAATAATAATGAAGAAAGTCGTTATGCCATTACAGAATCTCAACAACCTTACGCTCTTAAAATTGACCAAAAGAATATAACTATAGATTCAGAAAATGGAGTTGCCCAAATTAATGTTCGTGTGGTAGATAAAGAAGGAATACCAGTTATGTTAAGTGACAATGAAGTAAAATGTACTATTGAGGGTGTAGCAACACTTTTAGGTCTTGAAGCTGGAAATAATTCAGATATGACAGATTATACAGATAATGTACAACGTGTTTTTCACGGACATATTTCAGCATATATTAAAGCAAATGGAGAAAAAGGTACGGTTAAAGTTAGTTTTAAAAGTCCTTGGTTACAGTCAGTTTCAACAACAATTACTATTGAATAA
- a CDS encoding AraC family transcriptional regulator — translation MKNIPNISFKSLENKIDFEFLNLSKLFKRLDTINDHDPTEPHRISFFALLIVTKGTGKHQIDLNEYNLSEGTVLKIAKGQVHAFQKNAKYKGFLILFTESFVLNHFSKSSINVISHLYNYHITSPIFNDKTDNESFLNQLIAELNTENDYAQKNIVAALLNLYLLRLERKSNNNKLQNNNFNLYTVFIQFKNYVEVNYTTTRNVKDYAKMLFISTKFLNQVVKEFTLDTAKTFIDNYVVLEIKRSIVSSNNSFKEIAFEKGFDEVTNFTKFFKKHTGTTPKQFKAKL, via the coding sequence TTGAAAAACATACCTAATATATCATTTAAAAGTTTAGAAAATAAAATTGATTTTGAGTTTCTAAATCTGTCTAAATTATTTAAAAGATTAGATACAATTAATGATCATGACCCAACGGAACCACATAGAATTTCTTTTTTTGCGTTGCTTATTGTTACTAAAGGAACAGGTAAACATCAAATAGATTTAAATGAATATAATTTGTCTGAAGGAACTGTATTAAAAATTGCAAAAGGACAGGTTCATGCGTTTCAAAAAAACGCAAAATACAAAGGATTTTTAATATTATTTACAGAGAGTTTTGTACTTAATCACTTTTCAAAATCTTCAATAAATGTAATTTCACATTTATACAATTACCATATAACTTCACCTATCTTTAACGATAAAACCGATAATGAATCTTTTCTAAATCAACTTATTGCAGAGCTTAATACCGAAAATGATTATGCTCAAAAAAATATTGTAGCTGCATTGTTAAATTTGTATTTATTAAGGTTAGAACGCAAATCAAATAACAATAAATTACAGAACAATAATTTTAATCTTTATACTGTATTTATTCAATTTAAAAATTATGTAGAAGTTAATTATACAACTACAAGAAACGTAAAAGATTACGCTAAAATGTTATTTATTTCTACAAAATTTTTAAATCAAGTGGTAAAAGAATTTACATTAGATACTGCTAAAACGTTTATAGATAATTATGTAGTTTTAGAAATTAAAAGATCTATTGTAAGTAGTAATAATAGTTTTAAAGAAATTGCCTTTGAAAAAGGTTTTGATGAGGTTACCAATTTTACCAAATTTTTTAAAAAGCACACGGGTACAACTCCTAAACAGTTTAAAGCTAAGCTGTAA
- a CDS encoding arylsulfatase — translation MKKYFNKLETKLIYVVLLSVVLGCGNKQKTISEEIQTEKKPNIIYILADDLGYGDISFNGQEKFSTPNIDKLAKDGMFFTDHYAGSTVCAPSRSALMTGQHTGNTFIRGNKGTNHEGDFPLESSEVTVAELLKSTGYVTGAFGKWGLGYPGSEGDPNNQGFDEFYGYNWQLIGHNYHPYYLWHNQTKVMLEGNSGDKTEDYGPEIIHKQALSFIEKNKDTTFFMYYPTIIPHAELVAPEVYMEKFRGKFLPEKKYKGKDFGDKNYKMGGYASQDEPRTAFAAMVHLLDLHVGEIRKKIEDLGIADNTIIIFTSDNGPHKEGGADPEYFNSNGDLKGFKRDLYEGGIRVPMIANWPGKIKPNSTSNHISAFWDFLPTACEIAQVNTPENIDGISFLPELLEKEQESHDYLYWEFLERGGRQAVRLGNWKGVRLKMSDNPNASIELYDLANDIGEAHNIANENPEIVKKISEIMEKEHTYSKEYSFKFEKNK, via the coding sequence ATGAAAAAATATTTTAATAAATTAGAAACAAAACTTATATATGTTGTGTTACTTTCAGTTGTTTTAGGTTGTGGTAACAAACAAAAAACGATAAGTGAAGAAATTCAAACAGAAAAAAAACCTAATATTATTTACATATTAGCAGACGATTTAGGTTATGGTGATATCAGTTTTAATGGTCAAGAAAAATTTTCTACACCAAACATAGATAAATTGGCAAAAGATGGTATGTTTTTTACAGATCATTATGCAGGTTCAACAGTTTGTGCGCCTTCTCGTTCTGCTTTAATGACAGGGCAACATACTGGAAACACCTTTATACGTGGTAATAAAGGAACTAATCATGAAGGCGATTTTCCTTTAGAATCTTCAGAAGTAACAGTTGCAGAACTTTTAAAATCTACTGGTTATGTTACAGGTGCATTTGGTAAATGGGGATTAGGTTATCCAGGTTCCGAAGGTGATCCAAACAATCAAGGTTTTGATGAGTTTTACGGATATAATTGGCAATTGATTGGGCATAATTATCATCCATATTATTTATGGCATAACCAAACAAAAGTAATGTTAGAAGGTAATAGTGGAGATAAAACGGAAGATTATGGTCCTGAAATTATTCATAAACAAGCACTTTCATTTATAGAAAAAAATAAGGATACTACTTTTTTTATGTATTATCCAACTATAATTCCGCATGCAGAACTTGTTGCTCCTGAAGTTTATATGGAAAAGTTTAGAGGTAAGTTTTTACCTGAAAAAAAATATAAGGGTAAAGATTTTGGCGATAAAAATTATAAAATGGGAGGTTATGCTTCTCAAGATGAGCCACGTACGGCTTTTGCAGCAATGGTTCATCTTTTAGATTTACATGTTGGTGAGATAAGAAAAAAAATTGAAGACCTTGGTATTGCAGATAATACCATAATAATATTTACTTCAGATAATGGACCTCATAAAGAAGGTGGAGCCGACCCAGAATATTTTAATAGTAATGGTGATTTAAAAGGTTTTAAACGTGATTTGTATGAAGGTGGTATTCGTGTTCCAATGATTGCGAATTGGCCAGGTAAAATTAAGCCAAATTCTACATCAAACCATATCTCAGCATTTTGGGATTTTTTACCAACAGCTTGTGAAATTGCACAAGTTAATACACCTGAAAATATTGATGGTATTTCATTTTTACCAGAATTATTAGAAAAAGAACAAGAAAGCCATGATTATTTATATTGGGAATTTTTAGAACGTGGAGGTAGACAGGCAGTTAGGTTAGGTAATTGGAAAGGTGTTCGATTAAAAATGAGCGATAATCCAAATGCATCAATAGAGCTTTACGATTTAGCAAATGATATTGGAGAAGCACACAATATTGCAAATGAAAACCCAGAAATTGTTAAAAAGATTTCTGAAATTATGGAAAAAGAACACACCTATTCTAAAGAGTATAGCTTTAAGTTTGAAAAGAATAAGTAG